The following are encoded in a window of uncultured Ilyobacter sp. genomic DNA:
- a CDS encoding ACT domain-containing protein, with amino-acid sequence MTKINLKMKVLKGTFAVCRLEISETIPDWIEQEDFYSITRTSHELSIVCIEKNIPENIKCERDWNILQVEGPLDFSLVGILSSLSAALARHGISIFAISTYDTDYILVKNRDLNLAKTILSQEGHQICS; translated from the coding sequence ATGACAAAAATAAATCTAAAAATGAAAGTTTTAAAGGGAACATTTGCAGTTTGCAGGCTGGAAATTTCAGAAACAATTCCTGACTGGATAGAACAAGAAGATTTTTATTCCATAACAAGGACCTCTCATGAACTTTCAATAGTATGTATAGAAAAAAATATCCCTGAAAATATAAAATGCGAGAGAGACTGGAATATTTTACAAGTAGAAGGTCCTTTGGACTTCTCTCTGGTGGGTATACTCTCTTCTCTAAGCGCCGCATTGGCAAGACATGGGATAAGCATATTTGCCATTTCCACATACGATACAGATTATATCCTTGTGAAAAACAGAGATCTTAATCTTGCTAAAACCATTCTTTCTCAAGAAGGACATCAAATCTGTTCTTAA
- the kdsB gene encoding 3-deoxy-manno-octulosonate cytidylyltransferase has protein sequence MKFLGVIPSRYASTRLEGKPLKDIDGHTMIEWVYKKASASSLDKVVVATDDQRIYDTVKAFGGEAMMTSSSHPNGTSRIAEVAKEYRDYDVIINVQGDEPLIEGPMIDSLIEPFRENPDLVMATLKHKMGSYEEIENPNNVKVITDKDNYAIYFSRSPIPYPRLLNMENYYKHVGIYGYKRDFVIKYSKMRQTSLEIAESLEQLRVLENGYKIKVLETPFKVIGVDTAEDLELVKSIIRENKISI, from the coding sequence ATGAAATTTTTGGGAGTTATCCCTTCAAGATATGCATCTACGAGGCTTGAAGGAAAGCCACTTAAAGATATAGATGGGCATACCATGATAGAATGGGTTTATAAGAAGGCATCAGCTTCTTCTCTGGACAAAGTTGTAGTTGCTACAGATGACCAGAGAATATACGATACCGTAAAAGCTTTCGGTGGAGAAGCCATGATGACAAGCTCCTCTCACCCAAATGGCACCAGCAGAATAGCAGAGGTGGCTAAAGAATACAGAGATTATGACGTCATCATAAATGTGCAGGGCGACGAACCTCTTATAGAGGGTCCCATGATAGATTCACTAATAGAACCCTTCAGAGAAAATCCTGACCTGGTCATGGCAACTCTGAAACACAAAATGGGCAGCTATGAAGAGATTGAAAATCCAAACAACGTAAAGGTTATAACCGATAAGGATAACTATGCTATTTATTTCTCCAGAAGTCCAATACCTTATCCGAGACTGCTGAACATGGAAAATTATTACAAACATGTGGGTATATATGGGTACAAAAGGGATTTTGTAATAAAATATTCCAAAATGAGGCAGACTTCCCTTGAAATAGCAGAATCTTTAGAACAGCTTAGGGTGCTTGAGAACGGATATAAGATAAAGGTTCTGGAAACTCCTTTTAAAGTTATAGGGGTAGACACTGCTGAGGATCTGGAGCTGGTAAAAAGTATAATAAGAGAAAATAAAATTTCCATATAA
- a CDS encoding D-2-hydroxyacid dehydrogenase, with protein sequence MKIVLLDAITLGDADISIIGGEGEFTAYEMTSPCEVADRIKDAVIVVTNKVYLGIDEMVSAEKLKLIAVTATGYNNVDIEEAKKRGIKVANVKDYSTESVAQYTIACMMSLMMNLNRYDRAVKAGEWEASSTFTLLKYPVTEMNGKTLGIVGYGAIGKRVGEMAEALGMKVIVAKRPNVTYDDPKRMDFQEVLRTVDVLCIHCPLSDETRNLISHEELDMMKKKSFIINPARGGIIDEIALADALKKEKIGGAALDVLETEPPKGGSPLFSLDNVLITPHIAWSTFESRTRLLEGVKKNIKDFKSGILKGIGE encoded by the coding sequence ATGAAAATAGTTCTTTTAGATGCGATAACATTGGGGGATGCAGATATTTCTATTATAGGTGGCGAGGGGGAATTCACTGCATACGAAATGACCTCTCCCTGTGAGGTGGCAGACAGAATAAAGGATGCAGTGATAGTGGTGACAAACAAGGTATATCTAGGGATAGATGAGATGGTGAGTGCAGAAAAGCTAAAGCTTATCGCTGTAACTGCAACGGGCTACAATAATGTGGACATAGAAGAGGCAAAAAAAAGAGGGATAAAAGTGGCCAATGTCAAGGACTACTCCACAGAATCGGTGGCCCAGTACACAATAGCTTGTATGATGAGCCTCATGATGAATCTAAATAGATATGACAGAGCAGTAAAGGCAGGGGAATGGGAAGCATCTAGTACTTTTACACTCCTTAAATACCCGGTAACGGAGATGAATGGGAAAACTCTCGGTATAGTTGGATACGGGGCTATAGGAAAGCGTGTAGGAGAGATGGCAGAGGCACTGGGAATGAAAGTGATAGTAGCCAAGAGACCCAACGTAACATATGACGACCCTAAGAGGATGGATTTTCAGGAAGTTTTAAGGACAGTGGACGTTCTTTGTATACACTGCCCACTTTCGGATGAGACCAGAAACTTGATTTCTCATGAAGAACTTGATATGATGAAAAAGAAATCCTTCATAATAAACCCCGCCAGGGGAGGTATAATAGATGAGATAGCTTTGGCTGATGCCCTCAAAAAAGAAAAAATAGGAGGAGCAGCACTAGATGTACTAGAAACAGAACCTCCAAAAGGTGGAAGTCCGCTCTTTTCTCTAGACAATGTCCTTATAACCCCTCACATAGCATGGTCAACTTTTGAAAGCAGAACAAGGCTTCTAGAAGGAGTGAAAAAAAATATAAAGGATTTTAAGAGCGGAATACTAAAAGGTATAGGGGAATAG
- a CDS encoding M48 family metallopeptidase: protein MKKLALSLILFSMLACSKAPITGRTQILIVPKYEVLQQSSLQYEEVKKESKIINNQDSVKVKKVGNNIAKAVDTFLRSDPAYAGMADDYNWEFNLIESEEVNAWCMPGGKVAVYTGILKYAKDEDRLAVIMGHEIAHAVADHGRERMSQELIKNYGTATLSTLFNQNPTLATNVFFQAYGISSELVTLKYSRDHEKEADKLGLIFMAMAGYNPNASIEFWESMAADKEAEPLEFFSTHPNSATRIQLLKEYIASPEFSKYLR from the coding sequence ATGAAAAAATTGGCTTTGTCACTAATACTCTTCTCTATGCTAGCTTGCAGCAAGGCACCTATAACAGGAAGAACTCAGATTTTAATTGTTCCTAAATATGAGGTTCTACAGCAGAGCAGCCTGCAGTATGAAGAGGTAAAAAAAGAGAGTAAAATTATAAATAATCAAGATTCTGTAAAGGTAAAAAAGGTAGGGAACAATATAGCAAAGGCTGTAGATACATTTTTGAGGAGTGACCCTGCATACGCAGGAATGGCAGATGACTATAATTGGGAGTTTAACCTCATAGAATCTGAAGAGGTAAATGCTTGGTGTATGCCAGGAGGAAAAGTAGCAGTATATACAGGGATACTGAAATATGCCAAAGATGAGGACAGACTAGCTGTAATAATGGGACATGAGATAGCACATGCAGTGGCAGATCACGGACGTGAGAGAATGAGCCAGGAGCTGATAAAAAACTATGGTACGGCGACATTGTCCACACTTTTTAATCAAAATCCAACTTTGGCTACAAATGTGTTTTTTCAGGCATACGGAATCAGCAGCGAGCTTGTGACACTTAAATACAGCAGAGATCATGAAAAAGAGGCGGATAAACTAGGTCTTATATTTATGGCGATGGCAGGATATAATCCAAATGCCTCTATTGAGTTTTGGGAGAGCATGGCTGCAGATAAAGAGGCAGAACCTCTAGAATTCTTTAGCACTCACCCTAACAGTGCCACTAGAATACAACTTCTAAAGGAATACATAGCAAGTCCGGAATTTTCAAAATACTTAAGATAG
- a CDS encoding histidine phosphatase family protein, producing MFEIYFVRHGETEWNLKGILQGSKNSHLTEKGKEQAYKLRDKLEGTHFEGIYTSPLKRASETAEILRGNRDEPFYIVDDLKEMSFGAMEGIPKIQFQELEPEAYDNLWNNPLNYNPEPFGGENFQDVDKRVMNFMEKLVESHPNGGKFLVVSHGMTLKMIFSHIWKHGLEKYWDDPVPENTSVTIVSYKNNEFNIEKFSDTSHLD from the coding sequence ATGTTTGAAATATATTTTGTGAGACATGGGGAAACCGAATGGAATCTAAAAGGGATCCTTCAAGGAAGCAAAAACTCACACCTTACAGAAAAAGGTAAGGAGCAAGCCTATAAGCTAAGAGACAAGCTCGAAGGAACTCATTTTGAAGGAATATACACTAGTCCTTTAAAAAGGGCATCTGAAACTGCAGAGATACTGAGAGGTAACAGAGATGAACCTTTTTATATCGTCGATGATCTGAAGGAGATGTCTTTTGGAGCCATGGAAGGGATACCAAAGATCCAGTTTCAAGAACTAGAGCCCGAAGCTTATGATAACCTTTGGAATAACCCTCTGAATTATAATCCAGAACCTTTTGGAGGAGAAAACTTCCAGGATGTTGATAAGAGGGTCATGAACTTTATGGAAAAACTTGTGGAGAGCCATCCTAATGGGGGTAAGTTTCTCGTAGTAAGCCACGGGATGACTCTGAAAATGATATTCAGTCATATATGGAAACACGGCCTAGAAAAGTACTGGGATGACCCTGTGCCTGAAAATACAAGTGTAACTATTGTAAGTTATAAAAATAATGAATTTAATATAGAAAAATTTTCAGATACGTCACACCTTGATTAA
- a CDS encoding patatin-like phospholipase family protein — translation MKKIGIALGGGGSRGFAHLGAIKALEEKGIRPNVFSGTSAGSIVAALLATEKTPDEIMDIMGSIKITKALNIILPADGFASLDKLGSKLDEILGGSDFSDLKHKLYICASNLNTGKAEYINNGNVAKAVQASSSIPILFAPVEIDGQLYVDGGLLDNVPIMPLIEECEHIIAIDIMPIKTLEKVEGISEIIVRMFQMGIAMQSDKKEHCDLLIKLEELSEFNILDTNHNQEIFKIGYNYVKNMKISM, via the coding sequence ATGAAAAAAATTGGAATTGCTTTAGGTGGAGGTGGGAGTAGAGGGTTTGCCCATTTAGGAGCAATAAAAGCTTTGGAAGAAAAGGGAATTAGGCCAAATGTATTTTCGGGAACAAGTGCGGGATCTATAGTTGCGGCTCTGCTTGCTACAGAAAAAACACCAGATGAGATTATGGATATTATGGGGAGTATTAAAATAACAAAAGCTTTAAATATTATACTTCCAGCTGATGGATTTGCATCACTTGATAAACTAGGATCAAAATTAGATGAAATACTTGGTGGAAGTGATTTTTCTGATCTGAAACACAAATTGTACATCTGTGCATCAAATCTTAACACGGGTAAAGCAGAATATATAAACAATGGTAATGTTGCCAAAGCGGTTCAGGCTTCATCTTCAATTCCTATCCTATTTGCACCAGTTGAGATTGATGGGCAGCTGTATGTTGATGGTGGACTACTTGATAATGTTCCGATAATGCCATTGATTGAAGAATGCGAACATATCATAGCTATAGATATTATGCCGATAAAAACTTTAGAAAAAGTTGAGGGTATTTCTGAAATTATAGTTAGGATGTTTCAAATGGGTATTGCAATGCAGTCAGATAAAAAAGAGCATTGCGATTTATTGATCAAATTAGAAGAGTTATCTGAATTTAATATATTGGATACAAATCACAATCAAGAGATTTTTAAGATAGGATATAATTATGTTAAAAACATGAAAATATCAATGTAG
- a CDS encoding glutaredoxin family protein has translation MIKVYGKTGCSRCHELKGILEGVGTEFQYIEDAAELRRVAIEAKIMMAPVVEYDGGFYTMEEFLKKSGL, from the coding sequence ATGATCAAGGTGTATGGAAAAACAGGCTGTTCTAGATGTCATGAACTAAAAGGTATTTTGGAGGGGGTAGGGACAGAGTTTCAGTATATAGAGGATGCGGCGGAGCTAAGAAGGGTGGCTATAGAGGCCAAGATCATGATGGCTCCTGTGGTGGAGTATGATGGGGGATTCTATACCATGGAGGAGTTTCTGAAAAAATCAGGACTCTGA
- a CDS encoding recombinase family protein: MNKIAVKYTRVSTNQQDARGSKVEQDKHIEKFAEKENYLVIETFTDTDHGDKDNRIGLEDLKSYLRLNQSIKYVLVYHSDRFTREFRNGMRDLFYLEELGVTLISALEGVVKVDGTYDSLPSLVRLIGAQEDKAKIVKKVTDNMYNYAKTNRYLGGSVLPWLKVIKGDISGVRCKIMVKNEDTWRFYRKVLLDVIRYRNIAKSSSVNNINAVTLASWLGMPELIGLRTFGKKGKLNKNHNKGRRKEYFTTDTPVLPALLSKEEYSKIQEIRKGNRLKSKEDIHQYIYTHITFCKCGGKFAGNAFRNKNKIYTYYKCEGCNIRYSSDHLEKIISEEILNHPHLQMINDYEFRLADIIDDITEQKKILNKKEESEKAVLSLVIEGLVSKEVAKEQLQELRKETHKIKKDIKEKEQLLSDEQKKEITEDHIEILRFFLRNITKDLIPDLREILNLLIRRIKIIDLENIEIKF; encoded by the coding sequence ATGAATAAAATTGCTGTAAAATATACGAGAGTATCTACCAACCAACAGGATGCGAGAGGATCAAAAGTTGAACAAGACAAGCATATAGAAAAATTTGCAGAAAAAGAAAACTACCTGGTCATTGAAACTTTTACAGATACAGATCATGGAGATAAAGATAACAGAATCGGCCTTGAAGATCTTAAAAGCTATCTTAGACTTAACCAATCTATAAAATATGTTCTTGTCTATCATTCCGACAGATTTACAAGAGAATTCAGGAACGGTATGAGAGATCTATTTTATCTGGAGGAGCTGGGTGTGACTCTTATATCAGCCTTGGAAGGTGTGGTAAAGGTAGACGGTACCTATGACAGTCTGCCTTCCCTTGTAAGGCTCATTGGGGCTCAGGAGGACAAAGCAAAAATAGTAAAAAAGGTCACTGACAATATGTACAATTACGCCAAGACCAATAGGTACTTAGGTGGTAGTGTCCTCCCTTGGCTAAAAGTCATCAAAGGAGATATTAGCGGTGTTCGGTGCAAGATTATGGTAAAGAATGAAGATACATGGAGATTCTATAGAAAAGTATTATTAGATGTTATAAGATACAGAAATATTGCCAAAAGTTCCAGTGTAAATAATATAAATGCAGTCACTCTGGCAAGTTGGCTTGGTATGCCGGAATTAATAGGCCTGAGGACTTTTGGTAAGAAAGGTAAACTCAATAAAAATCACAACAAAGGAAGAAGAAAAGAATATTTTACCACTGACACACCAGTTCTCCCGGCACTCCTGAGCAAGGAAGAGTACTCTAAAATACAGGAAATCAGAAAAGGAAATCGTTTAAAATCAAAAGAAGATATTCATCAATATATTTATACTCATATCACATTTTGCAAATGTGGTGGTAAATTTGCAGGGAATGCCTTTAGAAATAAAAATAAAATTTATACTTATTATAAATGTGAAGGCTGCAACATAAGATACAGTTCCGATCATTTAGAAAAAATAATTTCTGAGGAAATTTTAAATCACCCACATTTGCAAATGATTAATGACTATGAATTTAGACTTGCCGATATTATCGACGATATCACAGAACAAAAAAAGATATTAAATAAAAAAGAAGAATCAGAAAAAGCTGTACTTTCTCTGGTCATAGAAGGACTCGTTTCAAAGGAAGTGGCAAAAGAGCAGCTTCAAGAGCTAAGAAAAGAAACTCATAAAATAAAAAAAGACATCAAAGAAAAAGAACAACTTCTCAGTGATGAGCAAAAGAAAGAAATAACTGAAGACCATATAGAAATACTTAGATTTTTTTTAAGAAACATAACTAAAGATTTAATCCCAGATTTAAGAGAAATACTGAATTTACTCATAAGAAGAATAAAAATAATAGACTTGGAAAATATAGAGATAAAATTTTAA
- a CDS encoding DNA-binding protein translates to MLNEIKIKTIKNGITMAELSKKLGISREYMYRKIKSGDTKILEDIKKILG, encoded by the coding sequence TTGTTAAATGAAATTAAAATTAAAACCATAAAAAACGGAATAACTATGGCAGAATTGTCTAAAAAACTTGGTATTTCCAGAGAGTATATGTACCGTAAAATCAAATCAGGGGACACTAAAATTTTAGAAGACATTAAAAAAATTTTGGGTTGA
- a CDS encoding LexA family transcriptional regulator translates to MSEFIVEEENRNKLALYIKQNREARGIGLNQLALKAGLQKTILSRLESGKILKINPFFLKQLAEALGKDYKELYRIVGYLENEREIKSNGRIVDLSICELPVYGKAAAGDGYINLDNIIYTKRVIANGFSKNSFLVEVAGDSMTPEINEGDFALVDPMENDYISGKVYVVTYRDETLIKKIECPAENIVVLKSYNAKYPDKYIMDEQIEGLKIEGRVLKVISEKRF, encoded by the coding sequence ATGTCTGAATTTATTGTAGAAGAAGAAAATAGAAATAAACTGGCATTATACATAAAACAAAATAGAGAGGCTAGAGGAATAGGTTTAAATCAATTGGCCTTAAAAGCCGGATTACAAAAGACAATTCTTTCCAGACTAGAAAGTGGAAAAATTTTAAAGATAAATCCATTTTTTCTAAAACAACTGGCAGAGGCTCTAGGTAAAGATTATAAGGAGTTATATAGAATAGTAGGGTATTTGGAAAATGAAAGGGAAATAAAGAGCAATGGAAGAATCGTGGATTTATCAATTTGTGAATTGCCTGTATATGGTAAAGCTGCTGCAGGTGACGGGTATATAAATCTTGATAATATCATCTATACCAAAAGGGTCATAGCAAACGGATTTAGTAAAAATTCCTTTTTAGTAGAGGTGGCTGGGGATTCTATGACACCGGAAATTAATGAGGGAGATTTTGCTCTTGTGGATCCAATGGAAAATGACTATATTTCTGGGAAAGTATATGTAGTAACCTATAGAGATGAAACTTTAATAAAAAAAATAGAATGTCCGGCAGAAAACATAGTGGTACTTAAAAGCTATAATGCTAAATATCCTGATAAATATATCATGGATGAGCAGATAGAGGGCCTGAAAATAGAGGGACGAGTATTGAAGGTCATTTCTGAGAAGAGGTTTTAA
- a CDS encoding P-loop NTPase fold protein, with the protein MQIKRRENSFTIDDMNPFKNDKLGRETIADNLTKIIDSIHGSFVLGIDSSWGTGKTTFIKMWQKKIELNEDYFAIYFNAWENDFFNNSLISLIGEIDKHLKNGKNAKLSDLKEVTGTIASNVVKKLTFDIFNPKEMYKELNSTEVRKLLDQYINYLGIKGNLAENLKLLKEKLGVKKIIFFIDELDRCRPDYAIEILEKIKHIFDVEDYIFVLALDKSQLSHSVGTLYGDKMDSLGYLRRFIDLDYSLPKPDKEAYIKVLIDEFELKAPNGNDEYLWKFLIEISKKENISLRDLDKLFYYLKILLPITKLWDASQKLTESLKYVLGMLYSLFIYLKIKEPELYNGILNKEFNYGDVVKVVENIKLDIRNVGFNKFIPEIIKKILEINNSFVNFDPEEEYTIFKDFNHQERINLITLFENDGKFKILNEMEFLNDFQ; encoded by the coding sequence ATGCAAATAAAAAGAAGAGAGAATAGTTTCACAATAGATGATATGAATCCTTTCAAAAATGATAAATTAGGACGAGAAACAATCGCAGATAATTTGACCAAAATAATTGACTCTATACATGGTAGCTTTGTATTAGGAATAGACTCTTCTTGGGGAACTGGGAAAACTACTTTTATAAAAATGTGGCAAAAGAAAATTGAATTAAATGAAGATTATTTTGCTATATATTTTAATGCTTGGGAGAATGACTTTTTTAATAATTCACTAATTTCATTAATTGGAGAAATCGATAAACATTTAAAAAATGGTAAAAATGCTAAATTGTCAGATTTAAAAGAGGTAACAGGAACGATAGCAAGTAATGTTGTAAAAAAGTTAACTTTTGATATATTTAATCCAAAAGAAATGTACAAAGAACTTAATAGTACTGAGGTGAGAAAGCTATTAGATCAATATATAAATTATCTAGGAATCAAGGGAAATCTCGCTGAAAATCTAAAATTATTAAAAGAAAAATTAGGAGTTAAAAAAATTATTTTTTTTATTGATGAATTAGATAGGTGCAGGCCTGATTATGCAATTGAGATATTGGAAAAAATAAAACATATTTTTGATGTAGAAGACTATATATTTGTTTTGGCTCTTGATAAAAGCCAACTATCACATTCGGTAGGGACTTTATATGGAGATAAAATGGATTCTCTGGGATATTTGAGGAGATTTATAGATTTAGACTATTCTTTGCCTAAACCAGACAAAGAAGCTTATATAAAAGTTTTGATTGATGAATTTGAATTAAAAGCTCCCAATGGAAACGATGAGTATCTATGGAAATTTTTAATTGAAATATCAAAAAAAGAAAATATAAGCTTAAGAGATTTAGATAAATTATTTTATTATTTAAAAATTCTTCTGCCAATAACTAAGTTATGGGATGCAAGTCAAAAATTGACAGAAAGTTTAAAATATGTTTTAGGAATGTTGTATTCTTTGTTTATTTATCTGAAAATTAAGGAGCCAGAATTATATAATGGTATTTTAAATAAAGAATTTAATTATGGAGATGTAGTAAAAGTTGTAGAAAATATTAAGTTAGATATAAGAAATGTTGGGTTTAATAAATTTATTCCTGAAATTATAAAAAAAATATTAGAAATCAATAATTCATTTGTAAATTTTGATCCAGAGGAAGAGTATACTATTTTTAAAGATTTTAATCACCAGGAAAGAATAAATCTAATTACTCTTTTTGAAAACGATGGTAAATTTAAGATATTAAATGAGATGGAATTTTTAAATGATTTTCAATAA